The following are encoded together in the Terriglobia bacterium genome:
- a CDS encoding outer membrane beta-barrel protein: MFAALAYAGPEPLPSGKEMKQVAPAPPACPTWTGFYVGAFGGYKFAATDINLDLSGNWNGPSPSDPFDKDFIEPRVPNDLDASGAEAGGLIGYNYQWNNWVFGLEADGGYLWLRNSDNTGTFTVPTTGDIYNVSTSWKTHYLATFAPRIGYAFCRWLPYVTGGVAIGDIDFHQEIHQFFRGAPFFQEGGDTSDTRVGWMVGGGLEYKLTNHWHLRGQYQYIDLGCVDFDSAGRALISPAVAAGYTGHHEACLREHNASVAIIFEF, from the coding sequence TTGTTCGCCGCGCTGGCCTACGCGGGCCCCGAACCGTTGCCTTCGGGAAAAGAAATGAAACAGGTAGCACCGGCGCCGCCGGCTTGTCCGACCTGGACCGGGTTCTACGTCGGCGCTTTTGGCGGATACAAATTCGCTGCCACGGATATCAATCTCGATTTGTCCGGCAACTGGAATGGGCCCAGCCCGTCGGATCCTTTTGACAAAGATTTTATCGAGCCACGTGTACCGAACGATTTGGACGCGAGCGGCGCCGAGGCGGGCGGCCTGATTGGTTACAACTATCAATGGAATAACTGGGTTTTCGGTCTGGAAGCGGACGGCGGTTACCTTTGGCTGCGGAATTCGGATAACACCGGAACTTTCACCGTTCCGACGACAGGTGACATTTACAATGTGTCGACCTCCTGGAAGACCCATTATTTGGCGACGTTCGCGCCCCGAATCGGCTATGCCTTTTGCCGCTGGTTGCCCTATGTGACAGGTGGAGTTGCTATCGGCGACATCGACTTTCATCAGGAAATCCACCAGTTCTTTCGAGGCGCCCCGTTCTTTCAAGAAGGCGGCGACACGAGTGACACTCGAGTGGGCTGGATGGTTGGCGGCGGTTTGGAATATAAATTGACCAATCACTGGCATTTGCGCGGTCAATATCAGTACATTGATTTGGGCTGCGTTGATTTTGACAGTGCCGGAAGAGCACTCATATCCCCCGCCGTAGCCGCAGGCTACACCGGCCACCACGAAGCTTGTCTGCGCGAACACAACGCCAGCGTCGCCATAATCTTCGAGTTCTGA
- a CDS encoding asparaginase domain-containing protein, which yields MSIRILITGGTFDKEYNERTGQLYFKDTHIAEMLRLGRSQIEVTIRTVMMVDSLEITDTDRALIVQNCLQSEENRIVITHGTDTMTDTAAAIARAVPQKTVVLTGAMIPYAFGSSDGLFNLGSALSFVQVLPPGVYIAIHGQCFPWNRVRKNRERGEFEEIP from the coding sequence ATGTCTATTCGAATCCTCATCACCGGCGGCACCTTCGACAAAGAATACAACGAACGCACCGGCCAGCTCTACTTCAAGGATACCCACATCGCGGAGATGCTCCGGCTGGGAAGATCGCAGATCGAGGTGACCATCCGCACCGTGATGATGGTCGACAGCCTCGAGATAACCGACACCGATCGCGCACTCATCGTGCAAAACTGCCTTCAGTCCGAGGAGAATCGCATCGTCATCACCCATGGAACCGACACGATGACGGACACCGCCGCCGCGATCGCCCGGGCCGTCCCGCAAAAAACTGTGGTGCTTACCGGAGCGATGATCCCCTACGCCTTTGGCAGCTCCGACGGTCTCTTCAATCTTGGCAGCGCGCTCTCGTTCGTGCAGGTGCTGCCGCCTGGAGTTTACATTGCCATACACGGTCAATGCTTTCCCTGGAACCGCGTCCGGAAAAACCGCGAGCGCGGTGAGTTCGAAGAAATTCCGTAA
- a CDS encoding NIPSNAP family protein, with translation MIYHCIRYTIDSQKLADFETYARRWMDGGIIRRCGGEPLGYFLPKKGYGGADNIAMTLIGFESLAAYEEYRKKLVADPEAKENVEFAKRSGCILIEDRSYFYRVGGDEAES, from the coding sequence ATGATCTACCACTGCATTCGTTATACGATCGATTCACAAAAGCTGGCTGACTTCGAAACTTACGCGCGCCGATGGATGGATGGCGGGATCATTCGGCGCTGTGGTGGCGAGCCGTTAGGCTATTTTCTTCCGAAGAAGGGTTACGGCGGCGCGGATAATATCGCCATGACGCTGATCGGATTCGAAAGCCTGGCGGCTTATGAGGAGTACCGAAAGAAGTTGGTGGCAGATCCGGAAGCGAAAGAGAACGTCGAGTTTGCCAAACGCTCCGGCTGCATCTTGATCGAAGATCGTTCCTATTTTTATCGCGTGGGCGGCGACGAAGCTGAAAGCTGA